The Synechococcus sp. MU1643 genome contains a region encoding:
- a CDS encoding pyridoxamine 5'-phosphate oxidase family protein, protein MTEGISEAIPPWRPLLRAAMQREGPSVAARWVQLATTGLDGAPRVRTLVFRGWAGAKQLELFSDQRSEKVKELANDGASELCWLFPKARQQYRLQGKVKLITASEQPELCQQRWQKLSDTGRAVWGWPTPADPLDPTGAFPEQLAETAPLPKHFVVLRLHVDTVERLNLGPHPHQRTLWRADTLWREQPLNP, encoded by the coding sequence ATGACTGAGGGAATCTCTGAGGCAATACCCCCATGGAGACCTCTGCTGCGCGCGGCCATGCAGCGGGAGGGACCCTCCGTAGCCGCCCGCTGGGTGCAACTGGCCACAACGGGACTGGATGGCGCACCCCGGGTGCGGACCCTGGTGTTCCGCGGCTGGGCCGGAGCCAAACAGCTCGAACTGTTCAGCGATCAGCGCAGCGAGAAGGTGAAGGAACTCGCCAACGATGGAGCTTCTGAACTGTGCTGGTTGTTCCCAAAAGCCCGCCAGCAGTACCGGCTACAGGGGAAGGTGAAGCTGATCACTGCCTCCGAGCAACCTGAGCTTTGCCAGCAGCGCTGGCAAAAGCTCTCGGATACGGGACGGGCTGTCTGGGGGTGGCCCACCCCGGCAGATCCGCTAGACCCCACGGGGGCATTCCCCGAACAACTCGCTGAGACTGCGCCGCTGCCAAAGCATTTCGTGGTGCTGAGGCTTCACGTGGACACTGTCGAGCGGCTCAACCTCGGCCCCCATCCCCATCAACGCACGCTTTGGCGCGCGGACACGCTCTGGCGAGAGCAGCCGCTGAACCCCTGA
- a CDS encoding histone deacetylase: MPLPVVYHPHYSAPLPSTHRFPMAKFRLLHQLLLEQGVVQADQVHRPLSIARKDLESVHPRSYHEAFSRDRLTRPEQRRIGLPATRPLVQRTWLAVGGTLLTARLALERGLACHLAGGTHHAHPGFGSGFCIFNDCAVAARVLLGKGEVRRILIVDLDVHQGDGSAACFQHDPRVTTLSVHAASNFPLRKVQGDLDVPLADGTSDDDYLAAIADRLPDALDTIAPDLVFFNAGVDPHRDDRLGRLSLSDAGLNMRDRLVLDACLRRRIPTATVIGGGYDTLTPLVQRHAIVVRAAAEQARLFDLL, from the coding sequence TTGCCGCTTCCAGTCGTTTACCACCCGCACTACTCCGCGCCGCTGCCGAGCACCCATCGCTTTCCGATGGCGAAGTTCCGGCTGCTGCATCAACTACTGCTGGAGCAGGGAGTGGTGCAGGCCGACCAGGTGCATCGGCCCTTGAGCATCGCGCGCAAGGATCTGGAAAGCGTTCATCCCCGCTCGTATCACGAAGCCTTCAGCCGTGATCGCCTGACCCGTCCCGAGCAACGTCGCATCGGGCTTCCAGCCACGCGCCCTTTGGTGCAGCGCACCTGGCTCGCCGTGGGCGGCACCCTATTGACGGCACGGCTAGCTCTCGAGCGGGGCTTGGCCTGTCATCTGGCGGGTGGCACCCACCATGCCCACCCCGGCTTCGGGAGCGGCTTCTGCATCTTCAATGACTGTGCTGTCGCCGCACGGGTGTTGCTGGGTAAAGGAGAGGTGCGGCGAATTCTGATCGTGGATCTCGATGTGCACCAAGGGGATGGTTCAGCAGCCTGCTTTCAACACGACCCAAGGGTGACCACTCTTTCTGTGCACGCCGCCAGCAATTTCCCCTTGCGCAAAGTGCAAGGAGATCTCGACGTCCCCCTCGCCGATGGCACCAGCGATGACGACTATCTCGCCGCCATTGCCGACCGGTTGCCCGATGCCTTGGACACCATCGCGCCGGATTTGGTGTTCTTCAACGCAGGCGTCGATCCCCATCGCGATGATCGGCTCGGCCGACTCTCCCTCAGCGATGCGGGATTGAACATGCGAGATCGGCTCGTGCTCGATGCCTGTCTGCGCCGGAGGATTCCAACCGCAACGGTGATAGGTGGCGGCTATGACACCCTCACGCCCCTGGTGCAGCGCCACGCCATCGTGGTTCGAGCTGCTGCCGAGCAGGCTCGCTTGTTTGACCTTCTATGA
- a CDS encoding DNA-binding protein: protein MDPAQQWVHEREAAELLALKHGTLRTMRRDRRLLPGDHYIFATGTAGGPVVYNITAIRESMAQRTKDLVTAEAKRRAASKKVKQDSIETFSDAQHVRAGS from the coding sequence ATGGATCCCGCCCAGCAATGGGTGCATGAGCGAGAAGCTGCGGAGCTTCTGGCGTTAAAGCACGGCACCCTCAGAACCATGCGTCGTGATCGCAGGCTCCTGCCAGGAGATCACTACATCTTTGCCACTGGCACCGCTGGTGGCCCCGTCGTCTACAACATCACGGCCATCCGTGAATCAATGGCGCAGCGCACCAAAGATCTGGTGACGGCTGAAGCCAAGCGTCGTGCTGCTTCTAAGAAGGTAAAGCAGGATTCCATTGAGACTTTTAGCGATGCCCAGCATGTGAGGGCAGGGTCATGA
- a CDS encoding DUF3303 domain-containing protein, with the protein MQLYNVTWQFPEIEGQKAAYAKLIEYMASGAEGDHIDGFELISRTHCPQTGSGVVICKAESSMVLFKHFAPWRAMFGVEFDMQPAFTDEEACACHKELFEMMGA; encoded by the coding sequence ATGCAGCTCTACAACGTCACTTGGCAGTTCCCCGAGATCGAAGGGCAAAAGGCTGCCTACGCCAAGTTGATTGAGTACATGGCTAGCGGCGCTGAAGGTGATCACATTGACGGCTTCGAGTTGATCAGCCGCACGCACTGTCCTCAAACCGGCAGTGGCGTAGTGATCTGCAAAGCGGAAAGCAGCATGGTTCTGTTCAAGCACTTCGCTCCTTGGCGCGCGATGTTCGGCGTTGAATTCGACATGCAGCCTGCTTTCACCGATGAGGAAGCCTGTGCATGCCACAAGGAGTTGTTCGAAATGATGGGCGCCTGA
- a CDS encoding DUF3764 family protein, producing MTETTVLDFKLSNTFEEYRAHMNAPEQQAMFAEMGVKTFFIGVFKDDPKRATVMFQGPEDVLYNIFTNPETKPIVEASGHVYEGTVITRWLA from the coding sequence CTCAGCAACACGTTTGAGGAATATCGCGCACATATGAATGCTCCTGAGCAGCAAGCTATGTTTGCCGAGATGGGAGTAAAGACCTTCTTTATTGGTGTCTTCAAGGACGACCCCAAAAGAGCGACAGTGATGTTTCAAGGACCCGAAGACGTCCTCTACAACATCTTCACGAACCCAGAAACCAAACCGATTGTTGAAGCTTCTGGTCATGTCTATGAAGGCACCGTGATCACCCGTTGGCTTGCGTGA